A stretch of the Mycobacterium sp. ITM-2016-00317 genome encodes the following:
- a CDS encoding 16S rRNA (uracil(1498)-N(3))-methyltransferase, whose amino-acid sequence MRSLFYVDAVPGTGESAVVDGEEGHHAATVCRTRAGEELDLADGAGTIAHCVVEDVAKGRLSARVLDRRVLAPPAPSVTVVQALPKSDRSELAIDLATEAGADAFVAWQASRCVARWDGAAKVDKGLRRWRAVARSAARQSRRPYIPTVDGLVSTRDLVATTRSAPAGTVLVLHESATRPFAETVVPQAESLTLIVGPEGGVADEELAALVDAGAVAVRLGPTVLRTSTAAAVALGALGVLTPRWS is encoded by the coding sequence ATGCGCTCGCTGTTCTACGTCGACGCCGTGCCGGGCACAGGTGAGTCGGCCGTCGTCGACGGCGAGGAGGGCCACCACGCGGCCACCGTGTGCCGGACCCGGGCGGGGGAGGAACTCGACCTCGCCGACGGTGCCGGGACGATCGCCCACTGTGTCGTCGAGGACGTCGCGAAGGGCCGGCTCAGCGCCCGGGTCCTGGACCGCCGCGTCCTCGCGCCGCCGGCACCGTCGGTGACCGTGGTGCAGGCGCTGCCCAAATCCGACCGCTCCGAACTCGCGATCGACCTGGCCACCGAGGCCGGCGCGGACGCGTTCGTGGCCTGGCAGGCGTCGCGCTGCGTGGCGCGCTGGGACGGTGCGGCCAAGGTGGACAAGGGTTTGCGGCGATGGCGCGCGGTGGCGCGCTCGGCGGCGCGGCAGTCGCGGCGCCCCTACATCCCGACCGTCGACGGGCTGGTGTCCACCCGCGACCTGGTCGCCACGACACGGTCCGCGCCGGCGGGCACGGTGCTGGTGCTGCACGAGTCGGCCACCCGGCCCTTCGCCGAAACGGTTGTGCCGCAGGCAGAGTCTCTGACCCTGATCGTCGGGCCCGAAGGCGGCGTCGCCGACGAGGAGCTGGCCGCGCTGGTGGACGCCGGGGCCGTCGCCGTGCGGCTGGGACCGACCGTGCTGCGCACGTCGACGGCCGCCGCGGTCGCGCTGGGGGCACTGGGAGTACTCACCCCGCGCTGGTCGTAG
- the hrcA gene encoding heat-inducible transcriptional repressor HrcA: protein MGSADDRRFEVLRAIVADFVATKEPIGSKALVERHNLGVSSATVRNDMAVLEAEGYIAQPHTSSGRVPTEKGYREFVDRLQEVKPMSGAERRAILTFLESGVDLDDVLRRAVRLLAQLTRQVAVVQYPTLTTSSVRRLEVVALTPARLLLVVITDTGRVDQRIVELGDPIDDAQLAQLRDLLGQALEGKPLSAASVAVSDLASHLNGQGSLANAVGRSATVLVETLVEHTEERLLLGGTANLTRNTADFGGSLRSVLEALEEQVVVLRLLAKQQEAGKVTVRIGHETEAEEMAGTSVISTAYGSSGKVFGGMGVLGPTRMDYPGTIANVAAVALYIGEVLGNR from the coding sequence ATGGGCAGCGCCGACGACCGTCGTTTCGAGGTTCTCCGTGCCATCGTCGCCGACTTCGTCGCCACGAAGGAGCCGATCGGATCCAAGGCTCTGGTCGAGCGGCACAACCTCGGTGTGTCGAGTGCGACCGTGCGCAACGACATGGCGGTGCTGGAGGCCGAGGGCTACATCGCACAGCCGCACACCAGCTCAGGGCGGGTGCCGACCGAGAAGGGCTACCGCGAGTTCGTCGACCGGCTTCAGGAGGTCAAGCCGATGTCGGGCGCCGAGCGGCGCGCGATCCTGACCTTCCTGGAGTCCGGGGTCGACCTCGACGACGTACTCAGGCGCGCGGTGCGGCTTCTCGCGCAGCTGACCCGTCAGGTCGCGGTCGTCCAGTACCCGACCCTGACCACCTCGTCCGTCCGCCGCCTCGAAGTGGTGGCGCTGACCCCGGCGCGGCTGCTGCTGGTGGTGATCACCGACACCGGGCGCGTCGATCAGCGCATCGTCGAACTCGGCGACCCGATCGACGACGCCCAGCTGGCGCAGCTGCGTGACCTGCTGGGCCAGGCGCTGGAAGGTAAACCGCTGTCGGCGGCCTCGGTGGCGGTGTCGGACCTGGCGTCGCACCTCAACGGGCAGGGCAGTCTGGCCAATGCGGTCGGCAGATCGGCGACGGTGCTGGTCGAGACGCTGGTCGAGCACACCGAGGAGCGCTTGCTGCTGGGCGGCACCGCGAACCTGACCCGCAACACCGCGGACTTCGGCGGGTCGCTGCGCTCGGTGCTCGAAGCGCTGGAGGAACAGGTGGTGGTGCTGCGGCTGCTGGCGAAACAGCAGGAGGCGGGCAAGGTCACCGTGCGGATCGGTCACGAGACCGAGGCCGAGGAGATGGCGGGCACCTCGGTGATCAGCACCGCGTACGGCAGTTCGGGCAAAGTCTTCGGCGGCATGGGTGTGTTGGGGCCCACACGGATGGACTATCCGGGAACCATCGCGAACGTCGCCGCAGTTGCTCTCTATATTGGCGAAGTCTTAGGAAACCGCTGA
- a CDS encoding type II toxin-antitoxin system VapB family antitoxin — MIFKGVRDGRPYPDHGLSHRQWAQIPPRQIRLDELVMTTTVLALDRLLSEDSTFYGDLFPHAVRWRGNVYLEDGLHRAVRAALRNRTVLHARVFDMDGAAQGA; from the coding sequence ATGATCTTCAAAGGGGTTCGCGATGGCAGGCCCTACCCTGACCACGGGCTGTCCCACCGGCAGTGGGCCCAGATCCCGCCGAGGCAGATCCGGCTCGACGAACTCGTCATGACCACCACCGTGCTCGCGCTGGACCGGCTGCTGTCCGAGGACTCGACGTTCTACGGCGACCTGTTCCCGCACGCGGTCAGATGGCGCGGGAACGTCTACCTGGAGGACGGGCTGCACCGGGCGGTGCGCGCCGCCCTGCGCAACCGCACGGTGCTGCATGCCCGGGTGTTCGACATGGACGGCGCTGCCCAGGGCGCCTGA
- a CDS encoding MbtH family protein, giving the protein MSTNPFDDDAGTFYVLVNDEEQYSLWPVFAEVPAGWRVVFGESTRADCLAYVEEVWTDLRPRSLREAMDRA; this is encoded by the coding sequence ATGAGCACCAACCCGTTCGACGATGACGCCGGCACGTTCTACGTGCTGGTCAACGACGAGGAGCAGTACAGCCTGTGGCCCGTGTTCGCCGAGGTGCCCGCAGGCTGGCGCGTGGTTTTCGGCGAGAGCACCAGGGCCGACTGTCTGGCCTACGTCGAAGAGGTCTGGACGGATCTGCGGCCACGCAGCCTGCGTGAGGCCATGGACCGGGCGTGA
- the mbtG gene encoding NADPH-dependent L-lysine N(6)-monooxygenase MbtG: protein MTSRPTPTLAVVGAGPKAIAVAAKAAELRAMGVEAPEVVAVERSVVGANWQAVGGWTDGQHRLGTSPEKDVGFPYRSALVPRRNAELDERMMRHSWQSYLVASAQFAEWIDRGRPSPTHAGWSRYLRWVADNIGMTVITGEVQRISTDGRRWELITPEQSVHADGVMITGPGQAARSILPHDPRVLSIAQFWERAARQELIAAERVAVIGGGETAASMLNELFRHRVSTITVISPQVTLFTRGESFFENSLFSDPTDWASLTMAERRDALARTDRGVFSARVQDALLADDRIRHLRGRVAHAVARDERIRLTLSARRGGEALETVHGFDLVIDGSGADSMWFEPLFSPDARDLIELTLGAPLTGDSLQEAIGHDLSIAALTPKLFLPGLSGLMQGPGFPNLSCLGLLSDRVLGAHYPDAAHHLSTRRTDEHQPVRR from the coding sequence ATGACATCACGTCCCACCCCCACCCTCGCCGTCGTCGGGGCCGGGCCGAAAGCGATCGCGGTGGCCGCCAAGGCCGCCGAACTGCGCGCGATGGGCGTCGAGGCGCCCGAGGTGGTGGCCGTCGAACGCAGTGTGGTCGGCGCCAACTGGCAGGCCGTCGGCGGCTGGACCGACGGTCAGCACCGGCTGGGTACCAGCCCGGAGAAGGACGTCGGTTTCCCGTACCGGTCGGCGCTGGTGCCGCGGCGCAACGCCGAGCTCGACGAGCGGATGATGCGGCACAGCTGGCAGTCCTATCTGGTGGCCAGTGCGCAGTTCGCGGAATGGATCGACCGCGGCAGGCCCTCGCCGACGCACGCGGGGTGGAGCCGCTACCTGCGCTGGGTCGCCGACAACATCGGCATGACCGTGATCACCGGTGAGGTGCAACGGATCTCCACCGACGGCCGGCGGTGGGAGCTGATCACCCCCGAGCAGAGTGTGCACGCCGACGGCGTGATGATTACCGGACCCGGTCAGGCCGCCCGGTCGATCCTGCCGCACGACCCGCGGGTGCTCTCGATCGCGCAGTTCTGGGAGCGCGCAGCCCGGCAGGAGTTGATCGCCGCCGAGCGCGTCGCGGTGATCGGCGGCGGCGAGACGGCCGCATCCATGCTCAACGAGCTGTTCCGGCACCGGGTCTCGACCATCACGGTCATCTCGCCACAGGTCACCCTGTTCACCCGTGGGGAGAGCTTCTTCGAGAACTCGCTGTTCTCCGACCCGACGGACTGGGCGAGCCTGACGATGGCCGAACGCCGTGACGCGCTGGCCCGCACCGACCGGGGCGTGTTCTCGGCGCGGGTGCAGGACGCGCTGCTGGCCGACGACCGGATCAGGCATCTGCGCGGCCGGGTCGCCCACGCGGTGGCCCGCGACGAGCGGATCCGGCTGACGCTGAGCGCCAGGCGCGGCGGCGAGGCACTGGAGACCGTGCACGGATTCGACCTGGTGATCGACGGTTCCGGCGCGGACTCCATGTGGTTCGAACCGCTGTTCAGCCCGGACGCCCGCGACCTGATCGAGCTGACGCTGGGCGCCCCGCTGACCGGTGACTCGCTGCAGGAGGCCATCGGCCACGACCTGTCGATCGCCGCGCTGACCCCGAAGTTGTTCCTGCCCGGCCTGTCCGGGCTGATGCAGGGCCCGGGCTTCCCGAACCTCAGTTGCCTCGGGCTGCTGTCCGACCGTGTCCTCGGCGCCCACTATCCGGATGCGGCACATCATCTTTCGACTAGGAGAACCGATGAGCACCAACCCGTTCGACGATGA